CGCTCCGAGACGCGCTGGGTAGAGATGAAATTCCCCGAGTACCCGGCTGGCCGCTCGGGGGCCAGGAGGATGTCGAAACGTCCGTACTGCCCGATAGCCAGCTCGGCGGAGTCCAGCTTGCCGGTGTTGCCGCGCACACCCGGCTGCAGTTCAGCGAGGTCGCCGGTGTCGCCGGCGTAGCCGGTATGGGCCTCGACGATGAGGTACTGCGGCGCGATGGCACCCGACGGCGCCGGCGGCTCACCGCGCCAGTGGCGCGAGTCCGGTACCTGGCCGGTGATCCGGTACTCATACCGGCCGTCGATGGGCGTCGCGAGGTACATCGCGTCGGCATTGTCGATGGTGGCCTTGTCGAGCACCCCGATGGCGCGGCGGAAGTATGGAAACGCGGGATCACCGAAGAAGGCGCGCTCCACCGCCGAGTGCACGAAGCCGAGCAGATAGCGATAGCCCTCGGCGAGCTCGCGCGGCCCGGACTGCGGCGGAGCGTATAACTCCGGAGATTCCAGGGCATTTCGCGCCCTGCCCAACCCTTCGATCATCTCGTCCCAGGCAGCGCGCAGTCCAGCGGCGTGGTCATCCGACACGGTCAGCCTCCCAACCAAACCGATCGAACAGCGGCGCCAGATGGGTACGGATGGCGTCGGCTTCCAGGCCGAACTCTTCGAGGCTGTAGGAGTGACCGGATCGGTACTCCCGCCCCTTCTCGGCCGCGAGCGCTTTCTCTTGCTCCGGGGCCATGTCGAGACCGAGCTTGTCGTACACCTGGTGCATCGTGCCGGACGGATCGGTCACCAGGTCGCTGTAGTTGAGAATCACGCTGGGCACCTCGGGGTGGGCATCCAACACCTCCAGCGGGTGCTGGTAGTAGTGATACGACGACTCCACGAACGACCGGAACGATTCCTGCATGTCGCTCTCCGATTGCTTGCGGGCCGACCACGCAAACCGCATCAGCTTCAGCAAGCTCGGGATCGTTTCGTAGGGATTGCGCACCGGCACAACGAATTTGGCGTCCGGAAAAGTCTGGATCAGGCTTTCGACGCGGCCGCAGTGAATCGGCGCCTTGGACAGGTGTGTCTTGCCGGGACCGTTGAGGACCAGTTGGCGTCGCACGCACTCTTTGTAGAACTGCATGACGCGGCGCCGCTTGCGCGCGGGCCACCGGTCGTCGACGTAGTAGAAGTCCAGGTGCTGAGCCCGGGGATACTGCACCACCCAATAGCCTGAGGCGCACGACATCGTCAGCAGGAACTCGTCCTCCTCCGGTGCGAACAGCCCCGACTCGTGAACTTGGTTGCTCTTGCTGAAAAGCCGTTCATCGAGGGCGTCGATGCGCCTGCGCAGCCGGCCACCCAGCCGCTGGTCCCACCGCAACACCGCCCGCAATACCTTCTTCTCGATGAGCGACGGGAAAAACATTTCCCACAGCAGGACATACGAGAACCGGGGATCAGTGGCGAGCATCCGGTGCACGTAGGTGGTGCCGCTGCGGGCGTGACCCACCACGAAGACGGGCTGTCGGACGTCGGTGCGCCGCAACACCGGGAAGACGATCGGGTCGAGTGCGAACGTCACCGTGTGCAGCAGAGCCATGGCCGGGACGACGACACACAGGGTGCGGTACTGGCGCCGACGACGGGCAGGGTCCTGCTCGAAGCGCACCAGGCGGACCATCGCCCACCAGATGCGCCAGTCAAAGTAGAAGAAGTTCTTCACGACGTCCTTTCAGGGGTTGACCTTGGCGATGACGGTTTCGGCGAAGCGTTCAAGCTTGGCCACCTTGTCCTCCAGCCGCTGCGGATCTTCACCCTTGGTGTCGGGATTTCGGAAACCCACGATGACGTCGGTGACACCCAGGTCCTCCAGTCGCTTGCATCCGTCAACCGAGCGGCCGTCGGGGCTGGCGGCATGAATCTCGAAGGGCTCGTTGGACTTTCCCGCCTCGGCGCGAAACGCCTGCAGTTTGCCCAGCATCGACTCCAGCATGTCGTTCGGGCCGCCCGCGTGCATCCACCCGTCGGCTTTGGTCGCCGCGCGCCGCAGGGCGGCCTCCGAGTGGCCGCCGATCAACAGCGGAATGGGGTGAGTGGGCACCGGACAGACCTTCATCGACGGCACGTCGTAAAAGCGGCCGTGGAACTCAAAGAATTGCCCGGACTCCAGCCCCCGAAAGATGTCGATCGCCTCGTCGAGACGGGCGCCCTTGTGGGCGGGGTCAACGCCGGCCATCAAATAGTCGTCGGGATACGGACTGCTACCGATGCCGACGCCGAGGCGGAGACGGTTGCCGGTCAGTGTGGCCACCGAGAACGCCTCCTTCGCAGCCAGTACCGGTGAACGGACCGCGAACTTCACGACGAAGGTGTTGAAGCGAATGCGTCGGGTAATCGCTCCGAGGTAGGCGGCGAGCACGAACGGCTCCATGAACTCCTTGCCCTCCAGGAAGCCACGGTCACCGTCTGCGGTATACGGGTACACAGCATCGGAATGCTGCGGATAGCCGATGGAATCGGGGATGGCGAACCCGTGATACCCCGCAGATTCCGCTGCAGTCACGAGGCTGGGCAGATACTCCGAACGCGTCATCGAGTCCGAGAAGGTGAAACGCATATCAGCCGCCCATCAGTTCCTTGATCGCATCGTTCTCACGGCGAGAACAGCCATTCTCGTCGCGAATGAACCGGCATCGATCACGAGTTTTGCCCGGTGAGTAGCGACTCGTCACTGGCCGGATTGGTCGGAGTGTGGCTGTGTTCTGGAGAAGGTGGGGAAGCCGTTGGGTCTTGCCGCCGCTGCCGCTTCCGCGGTGTGATCCGGGGGTCGCTTGTCAACAGGGCGATGCCGAAATGCATATATATCGATAGTTTTCCGGCGGTGTGGGGGTCTCGCTGCGAATTCACGATCAGGGATACCGCGTCGTCGAGCTTGTCGGCGATGGCCCGGTAGCCGCCCGGTGTCGATCGGGCATGCATCTGCGGCCCCGGAGAACACTATGTGCAGGGTGCCGCGACCTCGGGCGCGACACCAGGCCCCAGTGATGCGGTAATACGACGGCTGACCTCTAGAGCTGTGGTGCTCAGCGAAGGCGCGGCGTGGCAGCGCTGCTTCGATCGTGAAATACACCCCGTTGAGCAACACGTCCACCGCATCCAGATACGCGTCGATTTCCTGGGAAGCCTTGGTCGCCACCGGCGCAACCCAGCGTTGGCGAGCACGAAGTCAAGGCGTCCCAGCTCGGACACACCCTTGTCCACCACTGCCTGGAGGCGGCGGAAGTTCCGGACGTCGACTTGTTCAGCAACGATGCGGCGTCCGGTCTTCTCGACGAGGTGGACGGTCTCATCGAGATCCTCCCGCGTGGCCATCGGGCAAGCCACGCTGTCCATTTGTTCGCAGAGATCGACGGCGATGATGTCCGCGCCTTCTTCGGCAAATCGAACCGCATGCGAGCGACCCTGGCCCCGTGGCGCCCCCGTGATGAATGCAACCTTGCCGTCGAACTGCATGGTGTCTCCTCAACGCTCAGACGGCAGCAGGTAGGAACAGGTCAGCC
The nucleotide sequence above comes from Mycobacterium pseudokansasii. Encoded proteins:
- a CDS encoding TIGR03619 family F420-dependent LLM class oxidoreductase: MRFTFSDSMTRSEYLPSLVTAAESAGYHGFAIPDSIGYPQHSDAVYPYTADGDRGFLEGKEFMEPFVLAAYLGAITRRIRFNTFVVKFAVRSPVLAAKEAFSVATLTGNRLRLGVGIGSSPYPDDYLMAGVDPAHKGARLDEAIDIFRGLESGQFFEFHGRFYDVPSMKVCPVPTHPIPLLIGGHSEAALRRAATKADGWMHAGGPNDMLESMLGKLQAFRAEAGKSNEPFEIHAASPDGRSVDGCKRLEDLGVTDVIVGFRNPDTKGEDPQRLEDKVAKLERFAETVIAKVNP
- a CDS encoding sulfotransferase family protein: MKNFFYFDWRIWWAMVRLVRFEQDPARRRRQYRTLCVVVPAMALLHTVTFALDPIVFPVLRRTDVRQPVFVVGHARSGTTYVHRMLATDPRFSYVLLWEMFFPSLIEKKVLRAVLRWDQRLGGRLRRRIDALDERLFSKSNQVHESGLFAPEEDEFLLTMSCASGYWVVQYPRAQHLDFYYVDDRWPARKRRRVMQFYKECVRRQLVLNGPGKTHLSKAPIHCGRVESLIQTFPDAKFVVPVRNPYETIPSLLKLMRFAWSARKQSESDMQESFRSFVESSYHYYQHPLEVLDAHPEVPSVILNYSDLVTDPSGTMHQVYDKLGLDMAPEQEKALAAEKGREYRSGHSYSLEEFGLEADAIRTHLAPLFDRFGWEADRVG